Within the Cupriavidus necator N-1 genome, the region GACTGCTTGGCGGAAGCGCGGCCGAAGCCATTGTCACAACGATTCGGAAGTATGGAGAAGCCGGCAACGATGCTGCGAAGGAGATTTGGCCGCTCGTAGCATCGGGAAAGATGGAGCAAGGTAAAGTCGCTGGCGCTATCAAAGCACTCGCAACCCGGCGCGCTTCGGCGCCAAGTTCCGCGAGTGAGCGAAGCATTGACAAGTTTTTTTCTGGCAAGGAACAGGCTGGTTCCATTACGAAGGACGTCAACGGCTTCACTGTGAAAATCAGAGCTGGGGTCCTGTCCGAGGCCCTGGAGACGCAAATCCGGCAGCTCATTAGCGAATCGTTTCACCACCAGCCCAAGTAAGTACAGCTTCAGGTAACCACGCCCGCTTCGAGCGGGCTTTTTTTTGCCCAACGCTCAGCATGGGCCACGCGCGCTGACCTTCCGAGGTTGGGACGGTCCCTGGCACGTCTTGGTGATCTTCCCAGTTTGGGGCGGTGCCAGGCGCGGCTCAATGATCTTCCCAAGTTGGGACGGTGCCCCGCACGCATGGCTCGCCAACCTTTCCAAGTTGGGACGGTCCGCACGGCTCACCGACCTTCCCAAGTTGGGACGGTGCCCCGCACAGCTCGCCGACCTTCCCAAGTTGGGACGGTGCCCCGCACAGCTCGCCGACCTTCCCAAATTGGGACGGTGCCCCGCACGCACGGCTCGCCAACCTTCCTAAGTTGGGGCGGTGCCCCCACGGCTCGCCGACCTTCCCAAGTTGGGACGGAGCCCCGCACAGTTCGCCGACCTTCCCAAGTTGGGACGGTGCCCCTCACGGCTCGCCAACCTTCCCAAGTTGGGACGGTGCCCCGCACGGCTCGCCAAGCTTCCCAAGTTGGGACGGTGCCCCGCACGGCTCGCCAAGCTTCCCAAGTTGGGACGGTGCCCGGCATGGCTCGCCAATCGTCCCAAGTTGGGACGGTGCCCGTACGGCTCGTCGACCTTCCCGGTTGGGACGGTGCCCGGCGCGCCTCACCGACCTTCCCAAATTGGGACGGTGTCAGGCACGGATCCCCAGCCTTCCCAAGTTGGGACGATGCCCCGCACGGCTCGCCGACCTTCCCAAGTTGGGACGGTGCCCCGCACAGCTCGCCGACCTTCCCAAGTTGGGACGGTGCCCCGCACAGTTCGCCGACCTTCCCAAGTTGGGACGGTGCCCCCCACAGCTCGCCGACCTTCCCAAGTTGGGACGGTGCCCCGCATGGCTCGCCACGCTTCCCAAGTTGGGGCGGTGCCCCGCACGGCTCACCGATCTTCCCAAGTTGGGACGGTGCCCGGCATGGCTCACCGATCTTCCCAAGTTGGGACGGTGCCCGGCATGGCTCACCGACCTTCCCAAATTGGGACGGCCCCGCACGGATGCCAGCCTTCCCAAGTTGGGACGGTGCCCCCCACGGCTCGCCAAGCTTCCCAAGTTGGGACGGTGCCCGGCATGGCTCGCCAATCGTCCCAAGTTGGGACGGTGCCCGTACGGCTCGCCAAGCTTCCCAGGTTGGGACGATGCCCCGCACGGCTCGCGCCGACCTTCGCAAGTTGGGACGGTGTCAGGCACGGCTCGCCAGCCTTCCCAAGTTGGGACGGTGCCCCGCACGGCTCACCGATCTTCCCAAGTTGGGACGGTGCCCGGCATGGCTCGCCAATCGTCCCAAGTTGGGACGGTGCCCGTACGGCTCGCCAAGCTTCCCAGGTTGGGACGATGCCCCGCACGGCTCGCCGACCTTCGCAAGTTGGGACGGTGTCAGGCACGGCTCGCCAGCCTTCCCAAGTCGGGACGGTGCCCCGCACGGCTCGCCACGCTTCCCAAGTTGGGACGGTGCCCCGCACGGCTCACCGATCTTCCCAAGTTGGGACGATGCCCGGCATGGCTCACCGACCTTCCCAAATTGGGACGATGCCCGGCATGGCTCACCGACCTTCCCAAATTGGGACGGCCCCGCACGGATGCCAGCCTTCCCAAGTTGGGACGGTGCCCCCCACGGCTCGCCAACCTTCCCAAGTTGGGACGGTGCCAGATATGCGCGCGCCGACCTTCCAAGTTGATCCGCTGCTAGGCCCGCTTTACGACCACCTCAAGTTGTGATGGTCCCATCTACGGCTGCTAGTTTTCCTAACCTGGGACGCTCATAGTGCGGCTCGCCGACCTTCCCAAGTTGGGACGGTGCCCGTACGGCTCGCCGACCGTCCCAAGTTGGGACGGTGCCCCGCACGGCTCACCGACCTTCCCAAGTTGGGACGGTCCCCGCACGGCTCACCGACCTTCCCGCGTTGGGCGACGCCGGCATTCGAGTCCGCCTGGTGCCTCCGCCGCGGAGTCCCCGGAAAATATTGGCTCGATCCAGGTGCGACGGCCGGCCTCTCAACGGTATGGCAAGCGCGGACGTACCCCGGCCACATAACCGCATGCGCCAATGCTAGGTCAGCTTGACTTCGACCCAACCGCAGGGAATTTATTGCTCACCGGGCAGAGCCATAGAGTGTTCTCGCACCCGGTTCTTCACCGCCTTCCACGGCCAGCCGAAGGCAACCGCCCCACACAGCGAGAGAGCGCAGGAATGGCTGGCGTCTGACACGCTACGCGGCGCCCGGGATTTTGCCGGCCAGCGCAAGAGCTACATCTTCCAGCGCCTCGTGGGTGTACCGCCGCGTGGTATTGATGTCGCGGTGTCGCAGGGCGCGCTGCACGTCGGTTACCGGCACGCCGGCGCGTAGCAGATGCGTGGCATGCGTATGCCGCAGCCAGTGCGTCGACGCACCTCGGAGCCTGGCCGCCTCTTCGCTGCGGTCCTCCCGCTCCAGACGGTCGGCCGCTTCCGCAAATGCTGTACGCACGATGGCATAGATTCCCTGGCGCGTACGAAGCGGCCGGCTTAGCTTTCGCTGTAGCTCAAACGGATCGACCGGCGGCACAGCGCGTTGACGCCCACCGGCGATCGCCGGGATGACCGCTGCGGTGTCGGTGGGGCTAGGCATGGGCGGCAGCCCCACCAGACGGCGAAAGCGTGCCAGTTCGTCCATCGCGTTGTCGCAGGGCACCAGTTGATCGTTGCCCCCCTTGGCTTGACGGATGCGCACGGTCCAGAACGCACGGGACCGGCCAGGATGGCGTTCGAAATCCGCCCAAGTTAGTGCAGCCACCTCGGAGGCGCGCAGCCCCGTCTGGAACAGCAGCGCAACTAGCAGGCGGTCGCGCGCCTGGTGTAGCTGCGCCCACCGCGTCGGCGCCGGGCGTGCTTCAATCGCTTCGAATACCGCTGCCACCTGTTCCAGTTCGAGGAACCTCCGCTGGGAGCCGGGCCCTGTGGCAGAGCGCTCTCGCGGCACTGGCGCGAACGGATTGATCCGCAGAGCCCCAACCCGTACCAGCCAGTCGAACAGGCTACCCACGATGACTGCGCTCTGGCGTCGCGATGCTTCGGAAAGCGGGCCGCGCAGCGGTCGCCAAGCCGCGCTGCCGCGGCGAACTCGGCCGTTGCTGACCGCGTGCGCGGGCGGGTCACGCAAGAAGGTAAGGTAGTCGCTGGCATGAGTCACCTGCCAGGTGGCCAGAGGCCGGCCCTGCGCGTCCGCATACCAAAGCAAGCGCCGCGCCTCGAGCTCATACTGACTGCAGGTGCTGGCGCGCAGACCGAGACCCGCGGCGGCCTTGGCGTCTAGCCATGCGCGCACCAGCTCGGCGTCGGAAAGCCCGCCCGGCAATACTGGGCTAGGCAGTGCGTTCGGCGTGAGGGGCGACGTATTCATGGGAGGCTTGGGGCAGGGGTAGTCTGGGCCGCGTCAATGGCAGGGCCCGGCGACGGTGGCCGGGCGGCCAGCGCATAGACCGGACAAAGCCAGCGCCGGGTTCTCGGCCCTGTGATCCATTATATCCAGCTAATCATTTACCATTATTCGGATAATGGTAAATAGTGTTCTCCGTCCGCAAGGGCATCGCAGGCCCAGGCCAATATCGTCGGCGGGAAGGAAGTCATTCCACGACAGGGGCCGGGCAGTCCCGCCTATTGCCGCATTGCTGACCACCTCTAAGGCATCCTTGCCGTGGGTGTCGAAACCCCAGCGGATGCAGGCCACGCCGCGCACGTGGGTGCTGCCGGGCCGCCCACCTGAGACCAAAGCGGCTGCGGCTGAAGCCCGGCTAACGGACGGCGCCCGGGGGCATAATAAGGCACTGATTTTTAACGATTTTATCGACACCTCCATTCGTACCGCCCGGAAATGCATAGCAAAACGCAATGCCGATAATTATTGAGCTGTACCCGCAAGTTTTCGACAGACTAATGGCGGGGGAGACCGCCCGCCCAACGCTGTCCCCCCCTTTCACTCATCGCCAGAGAAGTCGGCCAGCCAACGCGGACAGCATTTGGGCTACGCGCACAAAGTCAATCTGATTTCGAGCCTGTATCGTCTTGACCGTGCCGACTACCGGTGCAGTTCCGAAATGATCTGTTCGGCCAGGAAGTCGCAAGGCGGGCGATTGGACTTTGCGCTGCGCGCCAGGACAAGCTCCAACGAGGCGAGTTCGGGCAGTCTCTGCGGCTGGCCAAGGATGGTGAAATGCTGTGGGACTGCGCATCGCGCGAGCGGTGCCACCGCCCATCCTGCTTCGACCATGCTGAGCAGCCCGAGCAGGCTGGGACTCTCGTAGGACATCCGGTAGGCGATCCTGGCTCGCTCCAGGCTACGGATCGCATTGTCACGGGCGACGCTGCCCGACTGGAATACGGCAATCGGCAGCGGTCGCTCGTTCCAGATTTCATGAGCGCCCGGCGTGGCGGCCCATCATCGGTTCCACCCGAATGAACTCCCCCGAAAGTCCCTTCACTCGCGCTGCGCAGACTAGTTCGACCGGATTCGCTTTCTCCTCAAGCGTAAGGACACGGCCGAACCAAAGCGCGAGGGGATTTTGTCCGGGCATGGTTGGCCTCGCGCGAGGGCAAGCTTGTGTTGAAGCGGATGAGGCTGGAGGCATCGTCCGTATCCGAAGACATCATCCTGGCGAATTCAGAGTTGGCATGGTACCTGGGCCAATTTGTGTTTGGGCGTATGGCCTCCTTGCGCGCCTGAAGGCCGCAGCTTTCCTGCCTGGCTGATCGTGTTAGCGCGCTAAACAACTATTGCGCGGCGCGATGTTCGATCTCCGCGACGCTAGCAAGTGGATCCGAAGTTGTTGTTGCTGCGGATGCGAGGCTTGATGGGGAGGTCATATACGCCAGACTGGTCCCGGAACTTCCACGATCCAGCAGTCAGGTGCGCGGGAAAAAGACAGCCGAGACACTCATCAAAGCCCAGCAGGTCGTGCGTCGAGAGGTCTGGTGGGGCAACCGGTGTGCCATGCTTGGCCAGATAGGCGGGCGATGCGCAGGCCACTAGGCGGTGCGCAGCGAAGCGTCAAATGGCGATCCAAGCTGGATGGCCGCCTCGAAGCCTTCGCTGACGAGGTCAACGCAGCGGTCAACAAGCAACAACTCCACTTGCACTTGCGGGTACCGATCGAGGTAATTGGCGACCATGGGAGCAAGGCCAAAACTGCCAAATGTCACTGGCGCCGCAATACACAGCCTGCTGCGTGGATTCGTGACCTTGGCACCCCCAGGGAATTCGGCGTCGGGCGCTGCAAGCAGCGTTTCGCAACGTGGACGCTCCGCTCATAAGCCGTTCCGATTCGGAATGGCAGGTGGCAGGTCGCTCCGATTCAGCGCTGCGAAGGAATGTTGCCGCCGTCGACGATGAGCTCGGTGCCGGTGACGTAGCTGGCCTCGTCCGACAGAAGGAAACGGACCACGCGCCCGATCTCCGCGGGGGTGCCGAGGCGGCCCAGCTGGATGCGGCGCTCGAAGGTGCCTTCGGGCAGGGCATCGATTGCAGGTTGAAGCATCGGTGTGTGGATCTGTCCGGGAGAGACGGCGTTGATGCGGATGCGGTCGCGGCCCAGGCTGTCCGCGAGCGAGCGCACCAGCGAGAGCAGGCCGCCCTTGGAGGCAGAGTAGGCCGGAATCAAGGCGTTGCCAAGCGTGGCATTGATCGACGCAATGCCGACGACTGCCGCGCCGGGTTGCGCGCGCAGGTCAGGTAGCATGGCCTGCACGAGCAGGGCCATGGCGCGCAGATTGACATCAAGCACGGCGTCCCAGCGCGCCTGTGTAAGGCCGTCGATCCCGCTCTGGTCCACCACGCCGGCAGCATGAACCATGCCGCCCAGCGCAGGCAGGGAGGCGCGGGTGCGAACCAGCGCGTCTTCCAGGCCGGCCGGGGCGCGGAGGTCGATGCCGAGTCCGAAGGCGGGCACGCCATAGCGATCGGCGATCGCCGCCGCTACGGCACGCGCCTTGTCCTCCTGGATGTCCCAGATGGCGACCGGCCGGCCGATCGCAGCCAGGGCCGCTGCGCAAGCCTCTCCGATGCCGGACGCGCCGCCAGTAACGACGACCGCGCTGGCCGGAGTGTTGAGGGCCACGCGCAAGTCGTTGGCAGCAGGATGTTGGGTCGTCACTTGATGTTTCTCCCGGATGTCATGGTTGGTGGCAAGCTGCGATAGACGCGGCTGACATGCGCATTGTTTCCGGTCACGCCCGGTGCGACATAGTCCAAATGGAGCAAAAACTACCGGGACGGAGACAACTTTCCGCCGTAGCACCCTTCCGGCCGGGGCGATGTGACCGCTGGGCGCACCGTCAGCTCGCTGAGTGGCGTCGGCAGGGCGTATTCACCTCAACCGAGCGGAATGATGCTTTGCAGAACGGTT harbors:
- a CDS encoding tyrosine-type recombinase/integrase, producing MNTSPLTPNALPSPVLPGGLSDAELVRAWLDAKAAAGLGLRASTCSQYELEARRLLWYADAQGRPLATWQVTHASDYLTFLRDPPAHAVSNGRVRRGSAAWRPLRGPLSEASRRQSAVIVGSLFDWLVRVGALRINPFAPVPRERSATGPGSQRRFLELEQVAAVFEAIEARPAPTRWAQLHQARDRLLVALLFQTGLRASEVAALTWADFERHPGRSRAFWTVRIRQAKGGNDQLVPCDNAMDELARFRRLVGLPPMPSPTDTAAVIPAIAGGRQRAVPPVDPFELQRKLSRPLRTRQGIYAIVRTAFAEAADRLEREDRSEEAARLRGASTHWLRHTHATHLLRAGVPVTDVQRALRHRDINTTRRYTHEALEDVALALAGKIPGAA
- a CDS encoding LysR substrate-binding domain-containing protein encodes the protein MLAAPDAEFPGGAKVTNPRSRLCIAAPVTFGSFGLAPMVANYLDRYPQVQVELLLVDRCVDLVSEGFEAAIQLGSPFDASLRTA
- a CDS encoding SDR family NAD(P)-dependent oxidoreductase; this encodes MTTQHPAANDLRVALNTPASAVVVTGGASGIGEACAAALAAIGRPVAIWDIQEDKARAVAAAIADRYGVPAFGLGIDLRAPAGLEDALVRTRASLPALGGMVHAAGVVDQSGIDGLTQARWDAVLDVNLRAMALLVQAMLPDLRAQPGAAVVGIASINATLGNALIPAYSASKGGLLSLVRSLADSLGRDRIRINAVSPGQIHTPMLQPAIDALPEGTFERRIQLGRLGTPAEIGRVVRFLLSDEASYVTGTELIVDGGNIPSQR